A single genomic interval of Magnetococcales bacterium harbors:
- a CDS encoding cytochrome c3 family protein, producing the protein MKYSLQPTGYKESDYERPTPRWVCGRQAQGRPCRRGPDDRGQCSAHGACDPVKRGDRWHCTRPETAGGPCENGPLPDGSCGQPEPPCVPVSSPRAILGRVTWMATGLALAVLLLFLNGSHRLALVAPGDLSPPHAALNSCARCHSAFEGGVANWLVEGMGRVVRGRDSDLCLKCHPRVAQARWPHNLEPSALVRVERGSPTGTDDIQPHPNAHAAPTCSVCHREHTGGTKAPIIRDSMLCNSCHRTTISVFAVDHPEFSASIEEKARDAIGAGAAVGATRDRKSSINFDHSSHFKRHFQGKLKEKAPTRCGQCHTIEAQTGRMLHAGFNGACSSCHIDQIRGEFRAGSKGFPVIGVPGLDTRLLGARSLATGQWPDAAEGEPTPFMRWMLRDDARFNAAWERLKDRDLLELKTLSAEEESAVVDLAWAIKRLLGDLVAGGHAAWAERFFGEGKVPPPGDEWGAINGGLEGDTLKGAVAAWFPDLSAELPRHDQGQRVLFPAPGGVVSRGTGATAGEKPVSRGGDGGGTAVKEEESLLLVDDGAESLLEESPKVAAPEASGETTVAQPKPMIEEEGLLDGESETVREPEGAVVAESSRMLAVNEEEWSRGGGWYRMGYWLYYRPGGHDDEFLRSWWRRLRSMPGAEPLFGMLSAKDAPGVCGKCHMGLRGNQSEAGKEEKVWPDRRLDRHSLTRFSHKPHLDALANNCQECHLLGAADVEGSTAATASFPAPAHGFIPLRKKSCQACHTAQRAGENCLQCHAYHARPHPREMGPEF; encoded by the coding sequence ATGAAATATTCCTTGCAACCGACCGGCTACAAGGAGAGCGATTATGAACGGCCAACGCCCCGATGGGTGTGTGGCCGTCAGGCCCAGGGCCGTCCCTGCCGCCGCGGCCCCGACGACCGCGGGCAATGTTCGGCGCATGGCGCCTGCGATCCGGTGAAGCGGGGGGACCGGTGGCACTGCACCCGTCCCGAGACGGCTGGCGGACCTTGCGAAAACGGTCCGCTCCCGGATGGCTCGTGTGGCCAGCCCGAGCCGCCCTGTGTTCCGGTTTCCAGTCCGCGCGCCATTCTGGGTCGGGTGACCTGGATGGCCACCGGGCTTGCCCTGGCGGTCCTTCTTCTGTTCCTGAACGGTTCCCACCGCCTGGCACTGGTGGCCCCCGGAGACCTGAGTCCGCCGCATGCGGCGTTGAATTCCTGCGCCCGGTGTCACAGCGCTTTCGAGGGCGGGGTGGCCAACTGGCTGGTGGAAGGGATGGGGCGCGTCGTGCGCGGCAGGGATTCGGATCTTTGTCTCAAGTGTCACCCCAGGGTGGCCCAGGCCCGCTGGCCCCACAACCTGGAACCTTCTGCCCTGGTCCGTGTCGAAAGGGGATCACCGACCGGTACCGACGACATCCAGCCACACCCGAACGCCCATGCCGCTCCGACCTGTTCCGTCTGCCATCGGGAACATACCGGGGGGACCAAGGCCCCGATCATTCGCGATTCGATGTTGTGCAACAGTTGCCATCGGACCACCATTTCCGTCTTTGCGGTGGATCATCCTGAATTTTCCGCCTCCATTGAAGAGAAAGCGAGGGATGCGATCGGGGCGGGAGCGGCAGTGGGCGCAACGAGGGACAGGAAGTCTTCGATCAATTTTGACCATTCGAGCCATTTCAAAAGGCATTTCCAGGGGAAGCTCAAGGAGAAGGCGCCGACGCGCTGTGGCCAGTGTCATACGATCGAGGCGCAAACGGGTCGGATGCTGCATGCCGGATTCAACGGCGCCTGTTCGTCCTGTCATATCGATCAGATTCGGGGGGAATTCCGGGCGGGATCCAAAGGGTTTCCCGTCATTGGGGTGCCGGGCCTCGATACACGACTGCTCGGGGCGCGGTCGTTGGCAACCGGTCAATGGCCGGATGCCGCGGAAGGGGAACCGACACCCTTCATGCGCTGGATGTTGCGCGACGACGCGCGCTTCAATGCCGCGTGGGAGCGCTTGAAGGATCGGGACCTCCTGGAATTGAAAACTCTGTCGGCGGAGGAAGAGTCTGCTGTCGTGGATCTGGCCTGGGCGATCAAGAGACTCCTGGGTGATCTGGTCGCGGGGGGACATGCGGCCTGGGCTGAACGGTTTTTCGGGGAAGGGAAGGTTCCGCCGCCGGGGGATGAATGGGGGGCGATCAACGGTGGCTTGGAGGGGGATACGTTGAAGGGGGCGGTGGCGGCCTGGTTTCCCGATCTTTCGGCGGAACTGCCGCGTCATGACCAGGGGCAGAGGGTCCTCTTTCCGGCGCCGGGAGGCGTGGTTTCGCGGGGAACGGGTGCGACAGCGGGGGAAAAACCGGTCTCCAGGGGGGGGGACGGCGGAGGAACGGCAGTCAAGGAGGAGGAAAGCCTTCTGCTGGTCGATGATGGCGCGGAATCCCTTCTGGAGGAATCGCCCAAGGTTGCCGCGCCTGAGGCCTCGGGGGAGACAACGGTCGCGCAGCCAAAACCTATGATCGAGGAGGAGGGATTGTTGGACGGGGAATCGGAGACGGTGCGGGAACCGGAGGGGGCCGTCGTGGCTGAGTCATCCCGGATGCTGGCGGTGAATGAGGAGGAGTGGAGTCGGGGTGGTGGTTGGTACCGGATGGGGTATTGGCTGTATTACCGACCGGGAGGGCATGACGATGAATTTTTGCGTTCCTGGTGGCGACGACTTCGATCGATGCCGGGGGCCGAACCATTGTTTGGGATGCTGTCGGCGAAAGACGCCCCTGGGGTGTGTGGCAAGTGTCACATGGGTCTTCGGGGAAATCAAAGCGAAGCCGGAAAGGAAGAAAAGGTTTGGCCCGATCGGAGACTTGATCGCCATTCCCTGACCCGGTTTTCCCACAAACCGCATCTTGATGCGTTGGCGAACAATTGTCAGGAATGTCACCTTCTGGGCGCCGCGGACGTGGAGGGTTCCACTGCGGCAACGGCATCTTTTCCGGCGCCTGCCCATGGTTTCATTCCGTTGCGGAAAAAATCCTGCCAGGCGTGCCATACCGCCCAACGCGCGGGAGAAAATTGTCTGCAATGCCATGCCTATCATGCGCGTCCACACCCGAGGGAAATGGGGCCTGAGTTTTGA
- a CDS encoding DctP family TRAP transporter solute-binding subunit — translation MSIMVSFKRVLLGLLALVAVVTLVWWLARSSLVVLPEIKERTISEGRIVLRFGHNSPRDSALHLAALRFAAEVEEKSGGRVVVGVYPFQELGNDDQMLEMARQGRLDILLTPTAKMSVAVPAMHYADLPFFFPSREVMYRVLDGEPGRLLLEKLRLIGLEGVAFWENGFKQFTANRPIRSPADFKGLKIRTMKSRIIMHHFEEMGAMPILIDFHATRQALADKVVDGQENPLVAIVGLKIHEVQSHLTLSNHGYLGYVLSISAAVFRNLPVEARTLLKETGRDLVAFERAETQRREVIWLDTIRKAGVTVHTLTDGERAEFIRQAAPIANRFEMSIGPDILSRIEEVLYFSRPESERQQEIVIGFEGDLSSIGIRGSQAIKSGVLLAMKEINDRGGVLGRRLTLLRRDDKGMPSCGLANFKELAVIPEVVAILGGTFCNVSEIQAREAQRVGIPFLVPWSTAAAVVEHGEKPNFTFRISANDRLAGPFLAREALKRFDRVALVLENSLWGRGNFESMSRHFSRVGVTPAHVAWINRGEIIGPAILEEIRSSGARGIILVLNTVEGAALVQTMVRDLERGKRSLPIIAHMGIVGGDFWPLVAPLNSEIDLQVLQTMSFSGDMSDHSAEAPPSIGMAHAYDLVHLLAQAIARAQTTERAAVREALEQLESHSGLVKRYAPPFSPEDHDALTEQDYFLARFDPWGRLVTVESP, via the coding sequence ATGTCCATTATGGTCTCCTTCAAACGTGTTCTGTTGGGGTTGTTGGCGCTTGTGGCCGTGGTGACGCTGGTCTGGTGGCTGGCCCGTTCGTCGCTGGTCGTGCTTCCCGAGATCAAGGAACGTACAATTTCCGAAGGGAGAATCGTCCTTCGTTTTGGACACAACTCGCCCAGGGACAGCGCCTTGCACTTGGCGGCGCTGCGGTTTGCGGCGGAGGTGGAAGAAAAAAGCGGCGGCAGGGTCGTGGTCGGTGTGTATCCGTTCCAGGAACTGGGCAACGATGATCAAATGCTGGAGATGGCGCGACAGGGACGGCTCGATATTCTCCTGACGCCGACGGCCAAGATGAGTGTCGCGGTCCCGGCGATGCACTATGCCGACCTGCCGTTCTTCTTTCCTTCGCGGGAGGTGATGTATCGGGTCCTGGATGGCGAACCGGGACGGTTGCTGTTGGAAAAACTTCGTCTCATCGGCCTGGAAGGGGTGGCCTTCTGGGAAAACGGGTTCAAACAGTTCACCGCCAATCGTCCCATCCGGTCGCCTGCCGATTTCAAGGGTCTGAAGATCCGGACCATGAAAAGCCGGATCATCATGCACCATTTCGAAGAAATGGGGGCGATGCCCATTCTGATCGATTTTCACGCGACGCGCCAGGCCTTGGCCGACAAGGTGGTGGATGGCCAGGAAAATCCGCTGGTGGCCATCGTCGGCCTGAAAATCCACGAGGTGCAATCCCACCTGACCCTGAGCAATCATGGTTATCTGGGTTATGTTCTTTCGATCAGCGCTGCGGTGTTTCGCAACCTGCCCGTGGAGGCGAGGACCCTGCTCAAGGAGACGGGACGGGATCTGGTCGCCTTCGAACGCGCCGAGACCCAACGTCGTGAGGTGATCTGGTTGGATACGATTCGCAAGGCGGGGGTTACGGTACATACCCTGACCGATGGGGAACGGGCGGAATTCATCCGTCAGGCGGCGCCGATTGCGAATCGGTTCGAAATGAGCATCGGCCCGGATATTCTTTCCCGGATCGAGGAGGTGTTGTATTTCAGCAGGCCCGAGAGCGAGCGACAACAGGAGATCGTGATTGGCTTCGAGGGTGATCTTTCCAGCATCGGCATTCGTGGCAGCCAGGCGATCAAGAGTGGCGTCCTTCTGGCCATGAAGGAAATCAACGATCGCGGCGGCGTATTGGGCCGGAGGCTGACCTTGTTGCGCCGGGACGACAAGGGGATGCCCTCGTGTGGATTGGCCAATTTCAAGGAATTGGCGGTGATCCCCGAGGTGGTCGCGATCCTTGGTGGGACGTTTTGCAACGTGTCCGAGATCCAGGCCCGGGAGGCGCAACGGGTTGGCATTCCCTTTCTTGTCCCCTGGTCCACCGCGGCGGCGGTGGTGGAGCATGGAGAGAAACCGAATTTTACGTTCAGGATTTCCGCCAACGATCGTCTGGCGGGTCCTTTTCTGGCCCGGGAAGCGCTCAAACGATTCGACCGGGTTGCGCTGGTTCTGGAAAACTCGCTCTGGGGGCGGGGCAACTTCGAGTCGATGAGCCGGCATTTTTCCCGGGTTGGCGTCACCCCGGCGCATGTCGCCTGGATCAACCGCGGAGAAATCATCGGACCGGCGATCCTGGAGGAGATCAGAAGTTCGGGGGCGCGTGGGATCATTCTGGTTTTGAATACGGTCGAAGGGGCGGCCCTGGTGCAAACCATGGTCCGGGACCTGGAGCGGGGAAAAAGGTCGTTGCCGATCATTGCCCATATGGGGATTGTCGGCGGCGATTTCTGGCCTCTGGTCGCCCCTCTGAACTCCGAAATCGATCTTCAGGTGTTGCAAACGATGTCTTTTTCCGGCGATATGTCGGATCATTCCGCGGAAGCCCCCCCCTCGATCGGGATGGCGCATGCCTATGATCTGGTCCATCTTCTGGCCCAGGCGATCGCCAGGGCGCAAACCACCGAACGGGCCGCGGTACGGGAGGCCCTGGAACAACTGGAAAGCCATTCGGGGCTGGTCAAGAGGTATGCCCCGCCTTTTTCTCCGGAAGACCATGACGCCCTGACGGAACAGGATTATTTCCTGGCCCGGTTCGACCCTTGGGGACGTCTGGTCACGGTCGAATCTCCATGA
- a CDS encoding response regulator → MKKQGIRTKLIKYISLVMVVGVGVSTLFISLLLYGHLERERRANMANQAWHEMLRLEQQIGQLVENTERLTENHFIINGLIDTQGRETYLRRTADNFAAGRDVVSFSLVDFDGRPLFVKGEGPPDFNASEELRLALGMGSPGVFLTPADHRLLVVAPVHYYQTTQGAVVVTFDLEKISKRLLKSEEGMYHALVVDGKNLFVSDESPGVEYLTERVVANGAAPYMMQLDAGVEVGTPVDAFLSPIRKAIAHFVLLGLVLLVGAVIASIWLGNSIARPILLLSDRVRRAGVAEGENCYPVGSDDELELLALAFDERTRDLGNIQRELERRVEKRTAELKRSEETLNRAQKVARLGSWRLDKGSRRLFWSEEVYHLFGLPPDTSMDPSSFFKCIFPDDVARVEQAWAAAFAGVAPYDVEHRVIVRGEIRWMRELAEFIRDDRGGVTEVIGTVQDITDRHAAQESIRLLSQAMDQSSSDIVITDREGRIIYINPRCIESTGYTREELMQQNPCLIQSGNTPLAVYQDLWGTITSGQTWRGELQNKRKDGTLFWEYAVISPVRDSDGTITHYLAIKDDITEHKRLEEERRQALEKAELASRAKSEFLANMSHEIRTPMNAIIGLSHLCLQTRMSAKQKDYIRKVHGSATSLLRIINDILDFSKIDAGRLEMESIAFTLEEVLGNLSSMIALKAHEKQLEFVMKAASDIPSALVGDPLRLGQILVNLTGNAIKFTQEGEVSVAVRVLERLEDGVRLEFAVQDTGIGMNEEQIGRLFQAFSQADTSVTRRYGGTGLGLAISKRLIEMMGGGITVESVPGRGTRFVFDGVFGVGGRSLSFDHACAPDLVGKRVLVVDDSISACEVMMEHLSALKFRVDGVHGGRAAIGAVAEAMKAGDPFDLVLMDHRMPDQDGITTAMELCRMPGSIPAPKIIIATAYGEEEVVRRATREAHVDGFLVKPVSQSLLFESIMEVFGKSEHGADDEPRLTGEEERLRFPGLVGAHILLAEDNEINQQVARELLEQAGMTVVVVAHGDLALKRVREESFDGVLMDVQMPFMDGLTATREIRKDKKLADLPILAMTANAMAGDREACLAAGMQDHIAKPVDPRELYATMARWIRSGDRRASLSSSHGDWEKRRESALGVRLAVDEVGFPVIAGVNVARGVGYMGGNVNGYIELLSRFRANQEGIVDAIRDACDKGDLETAQRLAHSLKGVSATLGADSLAALAARLEALYRHGDLGDGTNEDLEKVAGELAALLRAIDVFFADRESVRVEADPREGHGPGCGDPQAGMEETRALLVRIVGELEAFDAAVETSMERLKRLPHSEEMIRDIDRIAARVAQYEFEGALEEVRRCMARIG, encoded by the coding sequence ATGAAAAAACAGGGCATCCGTACCAAACTGATCAAATACATCTCGCTGGTGATGGTGGTCGGCGTCGGGGTGTCCACGCTGTTCATTTCGTTGCTTTTGTATGGCCATCTGGAGCGGGAAAGGCGGGCCAACATGGCCAATCAGGCCTGGCATGAAATGCTCCGCCTGGAACAGCAGATCGGCCAACTCGTCGAAAATACCGAACGACTGACCGAGAATCATTTCATCATCAATGGATTGATCGATACCCAGGGACGCGAGACCTATTTGCGCCGGACCGCCGACAATTTTGCCGCGGGCCGGGATGTGGTGTCGTTTTCTCTGGTCGATTTCGATGGTCGGCCTCTGTTCGTCAAGGGGGAGGGACCACCCGACTTCAATGCCTCCGAGGAACTGCGTCTGGCATTGGGGATGGGCAGTCCGGGGGTGTTTCTGACCCCTGCCGACCATCGGCTTCTGGTGGTGGCCCCGGTTCACTACTATCAGACCACCCAGGGGGCGGTGGTGGTGACCTTCGATCTGGAAAAAATTTCCAAACGCCTGCTGAAGAGCGAGGAGGGGATGTACCATGCCCTGGTGGTCGATGGGAAGAACCTGTTTGTCTCCGATGAATCACCCGGGGTGGAATATCTGACCGAACGGGTGGTGGCCAACGGGGCCGCGCCATACATGATGCAACTTGACGCGGGGGTGGAGGTCGGGACGCCGGTCGATGCCTTTCTGTCGCCCATCCGCAAGGCGATCGCCCATTTCGTGTTGTTGGGGCTGGTGTTGCTGGTGGGGGCGGTGATTGCCTCCATCTGGCTCGGCAACAGCATCGCCCGACCGATTCTCCTGCTGAGCGATCGGGTGCGCCGGGCTGGCGTGGCCGAAGGGGAAAACTGTTATCCCGTGGGCAGTGACGATGAATTGGAACTCCTGGCCCTTGCCTTCGACGAACGGACGCGGGACCTGGGAAACATTCAAAGGGAATTGGAACGCCGGGTCGAAAAGCGTACCGCGGAACTCAAACGCAGCGAAGAGACCCTCAATCGGGCGCAGAAGGTCGCCCGTCTGGGAAGCTGGCGTCTGGACAAGGGGAGCAGGCGTCTTTTCTGGTCCGAGGAGGTCTATCACCTGTTCGGCCTTCCCCCCGACACCTCCATGGATCCATCGTCTTTTTTCAAGTGCATTTTTCCCGACGATGTGGCGCGGGTGGAGCAGGCGTGGGCAGCCGCGTTCGCGGGGGTTGCCCCCTATGATGTCGAACACCGGGTGATCGTCCGGGGGGAGATCCGGTGGATGCGGGAATTGGCCGAATTCATCCGTGACGACCGGGGGGGGGTCACCGAGGTCATCGGCACGGTCCAGGACATCACCGATCGTCATGCCGCCCAGGAGAGCATCCGTCTGTTGTCGCAGGCGATGGATCAGAGTTCCTCGGACATCGTGATCACCGACCGGGAGGGGCGCATCATCTACATCAATCCCCGATGCATCGAATCGACCGGATATACCCGCGAAGAACTCATGCAGCAGAATCCGTGCCTGATCCAGTCGGGCAACACCCCCCTGGCGGTCTATCAGGATCTTTGGGGGACCATCACCAGTGGCCAGACGTGGCGGGGAGAACTACAGAACAAAAGGAAGGATGGGACCCTGTTCTGGGAGTATGCGGTCATCTCCCCGGTTCGGGACAGCGATGGAACCATCACCCACTATCTGGCGATCAAGGATGACATCACCGAGCACAAACGATTGGAAGAGGAACGGCGGCAGGCCCTGGAGAAGGCGGAACTGGCCAGCCGTGCCAAATCGGAATTCCTGGCCAACATGAGTCATGAAATCCGGACGCCGATGAACGCCATCATCGGCCTGAGTCACCTGTGCCTGCAAACCCGAATGTCCGCCAAACAGAAGGATTACATTCGCAAGGTCCACGGTTCCGCCACGTCGTTGTTGCGGATCATCAACGATATTCTCGATTTTTCGAAGATCGACGCCGGACGCCTCGAAATGGAATCCATCGCCTTCACCCTGGAGGAGGTGCTGGGCAACCTGTCTTCCATGATTGCCCTCAAGGCGCATGAGAAACAATTGGAATTTGTCATGAAGGCGGCGTCGGACATCCCTTCCGCCCTTGTCGGAGATCCGCTGCGCCTGGGACAGATTCTCGTCAACCTGACGGGAAACGCCATCAAGTTTACCCAGGAAGGGGAAGTTTCCGTCGCTGTCCGGGTACTGGAACGTCTGGAGGACGGGGTTCGATTGGAATTCGCCGTCCAGGATACCGGAATCGGCATGAACGAAGAACAGATTGGCCGATTGTTTCAGGCGTTCAGCCAGGCGGACACCTCGGTGACGCGCCGTTATGGCGGGACGGGTCTGGGGTTGGCGATCAGCAAACGCCTGATCGAGATGATGGGCGGAGGGATCACCGTGGAGAGTGTACCGGGTCGGGGAACCCGGTTCGTGTTCGATGGTGTCTTTGGAGTCGGTGGGCGGTCGTTGTCGTTCGACCATGCTTGCGCTCCGGATCTTGTCGGGAAACGGGTTTTGGTGGTCGATGACAGTATCAGTGCCTGCGAGGTCATGATGGAGCATCTGTCCGCCTTGAAATTCAGGGTGGACGGAGTTCATGGCGGCAGGGCCGCGATCGGAGCGGTTGCGGAGGCGATGAAGGCAGGGGATCCGTTCGACCTGGTGCTCATGGACCATCGGATGCCCGACCAGGATGGGATCACCACGGCGATGGAGTTGTGTCGCATGCCCGGATCGATTCCGGCGCCGAAGATCATCATCGCCACTGCCTATGGGGAGGAGGAGGTTGTCCGGCGCGCCACCCGGGAGGCGCATGTCGATGGATTCCTGGTCAAACCGGTCAGTCAGAGCCTGTTGTTCGAATCGATCATGGAGGTCTTCGGCAAGTCGGAGCATGGGGCGGACGATGAACCCCGTTTGACCGGGGAAGAAGAACGGTTGCGGTTTCCCGGGTTGGTGGGGGCGCACATTCTGTTGGCGGAGGACAATGAGATCAATCAACAGGTGGCGCGGGAATTGTTGGAACAGGCGGGAATGACGGTGGTCGTGGTGGCTCATGGCGACCTTGCCCTGAAACGGGTTCGGGAGGAATCCTTCGATGGGGTGCTGATGGATGTGCAGATGCCGTTCATGGATGGGCTGACCGCAACCCGGGAGATTCGCAAGGACAAGAAATTGGCCGATCTTCCCATTCTGGCAATGACCGCCAACGCGATGGCGGGGGACCGCGAGGCGTGTCTTGCGGCGGGGATGCAGGACCATATCGCCAAACCGGTGGATCCCAGGGAACTGTATGCCACAATGGCCCGTTGGATTCGGTCCGGGGATCGGAGGGCGTCTTTGTCTTCCTCGCATGGTGATTGGGAAAAGCGGCGGGAGAGTGCTTTGGGTGTTCGATTGGCGGTGGATGAGGTCGGTTTTCCCGTTATTGCCGGTGTGAATGTCGCCAGGGGGGTCGGGTACATGGGGGGCAATGTGAACGGCTACATCGAATTGCTGTCGCGCTTTCGCGCCAACCAGGAAGGGATCGTGGACGCCATTCGGGATGCTTGCGACAAGGGGGACCTGGAGACGGCGCAACGTCTGGCCCATTCTCTCAAAGGGGTGTCGGCGACCCTGGGGGCCGATTCCCTGGCGGCGCTGGCGGCCCGTCTTGAAGCGCTCTACAGGCATGGCGATCTTGGGGATGGGACAAATGAGGACCTTGAAAAGGTCGCGGGTGAATTGGCGGCTCTTTTGCGGGCGATCGATGTTTTTTTCGCGGATCGGGAATCGGTTCGGGTCGAGGCGGACCCTCGGGAGGGGCATGGACCCGGTTGTGGAGATCCCCAGGCCGGCATGGAGGAAACCCGGGCGCTTCTGGTGCGCATTGTCGGTGAATTGGAGGCGTTCGATGCCGCGGTCGAGACGTCGATGGAGCGGCTGAAGCGGCTGCCCCATTCGGAGGAGATGATCCGGGATATTGATCGGATCGCCGCCAGGGTGGCACAATACGAGTTTGAAGGGGCATTGGAAGAGGTCCGGCGGTGCATGGCGCGGATCGGATGA
- a CDS encoding response regulator, which translates to MSGKEQNWRGATLGMIEEPVAEKKGVILLVDDQPESIFRVKSALEHHFSLRIATRGELALRIAEQGGIDLVLLDVLMPGMDGYEVCCRLQGNPATADLPIVFLTSKEDQEDEIIGLRLGAVDFIRKSGHPWIVQLRCATIVAHRQARKELDRKNMELQQALMVRENMERLFQHDLKGPLTGIIGVPQILMEADNLTEGQRTLLGAMEKSGYAMLEMINRSLDLYKMENGTYPLQPEEFDLLEVLERIVADLKRHVRSKGLDVRIECAERNDPDPSGAFLVIGERMLCHPLFFNLILNAIEASVTPGEIHILLSRGQGEGRIGITNSGEVPEPIRDRFFEKYVTWGKKGGTGLGTYSAWLSARTQKGRIELDTRRPGETSVTVILPMSLVA; encoded by the coding sequence GTGTCCGGGAAAGAACAGAATTGGCGGGGTGCGACGCTGGGGATGATCGAGGAACCGGTTGCGGAAAAAAAAGGGGTGATCCTGCTGGTCGATGATCAACCCGAAAGCATTTTTCGGGTCAAGTCGGCCCTTGAGCACCATTTTTCGCTGCGGATCGCGACCCGGGGCGAATTGGCGCTGCGGATCGCCGAACAGGGGGGCATCGATCTGGTATTGCTCGATGTTCTCATGCCGGGGATGGACGGCTACGAGGTATGCTGCCGTCTCCAGGGAAATCCGGCGACCGCGGATCTTCCGATCGTCTTTCTGACCTCCAAGGAGGACCAGGAGGATGAGATCATCGGTCTGAGGCTTGGGGCGGTCGATTTCATCCGCAAGTCGGGCCATCCCTGGATTGTACAACTCCGCTGCGCCACCATTGTCGCCCATCGGCAGGCAAGAAAAGAATTGGACAGGAAAAACATGGAATTGCAACAGGCGTTGATGGTTCGGGAAAACATGGAGCGTCTGTTTCAACACGACCTCAAGGGGCCATTGACGGGGATCATCGGCGTGCCGCAAATTTTGATGGAGGCGGATAATCTTACCGAGGGACAAAGAACCCTCCTTGGGGCCATGGAAAAAAGTGGCTATGCGATGCTGGAAATGATCAACCGTTCTCTTGATCTGTACAAGATGGAAAACGGGACCTATCCCTTGCAACCGGAGGAATTCGACCTGTTGGAGGTGTTGGAACGGATCGTCGCCGACCTGAAACGGCACGTCAGGTCGAAGGGACTCGACGTTCGCATCGAGTGTGCCGAGCGGAATGATCCCGATCCGAGTGGGGCGTTTCTGGTGATCGGTGAGCGGATGTTGTGCCATCCATTGTTTTTCAACTTGATCCTGAATGCCATCGAGGCCTCGGTCACACCGGGGGAGATTCATATCCTTCTTTCTCGTGGCCAGGGGGAGGGAAGGATCGGAATTACCAACAGTGGCGAGGTTCCCGAACCCATTCGCGATCGCTTTTTCGAGAAATACGTGACCTGGGGCAAGAAGGGGGGGACTGGATTGGGGACCTATTCCGCATGGTTGTCGGCCAGGACCCAGAAGGGGCGGATCGAACTGGATACCCGTCGTCCTGGAGAAACGTCGGTGACCGTGATTCTGCCGATGTCTCTGGTCGCGTAA
- the gcvPA gene encoding aminomethyl-transferring glycine dehydrogenase subunit GcvPA, whose amino-acid sequence MPFIPHTDEDIREMLSTIGVDGLDSLFDEIDPELRGKPLDLPPPLAEWDVVRLMRERASRDAGMVSFLGAGAYAHHIPAVVWQLASRGEFYTAYTPYQAEASQGTLQILYEFQTMMASLTGMDVSNASLYDGASALAEAVLMAVRLRGGAGGRRVLIPATVNPRYLETVRALVRYQGIEVIPVPFCVADGHIVPEALAPWEGEGYAALVVPQPNFFGVLEEVDALTTRAQGSGALVIGLVNPVALGMLAPPGSWGEKGADIACGEGQPFGAPLTSGGPGFGFLCCRSAHIRQMPGRIVGRTTDREGHSGFVLTLQAREQHIRRSRATSNICTSQGLMAIAAAIHLSLLGPEGLRNTARTCHANTVELMNLLLQVPGVTRVFSRPFFHEVALRLPGPVSGILERLRGMGVVAGHSLERAYPMLENTLLVCATETVGRGEMERFRDALREVLS is encoded by the coding sequence ATGCCTTTTATTCCCCATACGGATGAGGACATCCGGGAGATGCTTTCGACCATCGGCGTGGATGGTTTGGATTCATTGTTCGATGAGATCGATCCGGAGCTGCGCGGTAAACCGCTCGATCTTCCTCCTCCGCTCGCCGAATGGGACGTGGTGCGTCTGATGCGGGAACGGGCGTCACGGGATGCGGGAATGGTTTCCTTCCTGGGTGCCGGGGCGTATGCCCACCACATTCCCGCCGTAGTCTGGCAGTTGGCCTCGCGGGGCGAATTTTATACCGCCTACACCCCCTATCAGGCGGAAGCGAGCCAGGGAACGTTACAGATTCTCTATGAATTTCAGACGATGATGGCTTCCCTTACGGGGATGGATGTTTCCAATGCCTCCCTTTATGATGGCGCCAGCGCCTTGGCGGAGGCGGTGCTCATGGCGGTTCGCCTTCGGGGGGGGGCGGGTGGTCGGAGGGTCTTGATACCCGCCACCGTGAATCCCCGTTATCTGGAAACGGTCCGGGCCCTGGTGCGTTACCAGGGGATCGAGGTGATACCGGTGCCGTTTTGTGTCGCGGATGGTCATATTGTTCCCGAGGCCCTTGCGCCATGGGAGGGTGAAGGGTATGCGGCGCTGGTTGTTCCCCAGCCCAATTTTTTCGGCGTGTTGGAAGAGGTGGATGCCTTGACGACGCGGGCCCAGGGATCGGGGGCGCTGGTGATCGGCCTGGTCAATCCCGTGGCCCTGGGAATGCTGGCGCCGCCCGGGTCCTGGGGTGAAAAGGGGGCCGATATTGCCTGTGGCGAGGGGCAACCTTTTGGCGCTCCGTTGACCTCGGGGGGGCCGGGGTTTGGATTTTTATGCTGTCGTTCGGCGCACATCCGGCAGATGCCGGGTCGCATCGTCGGTCGGACGACCGATCGGGAGGGGCATTCCGGATTTGTGCTGACGCTACAGGCGCGGGAACAACACATACGCCGTTCCCGAGCCACATCAAACATTTGCACCAGTCAGGGGTTGATGGCGATTGCAGCGGCGATTCACCTGTCGCTTCTGGGACCCGAGGGATTGCGAAACACGGCCCGGACGTGTCATGCCAACACCGTTGAACTGATGAATCTTCTGTTGCAGGTTCCAGGGGTGACCCGGGTTTTTTCGCGGCCTTTTTTTCATGAGGTGGCGCTGCGGCTGCCAGGGCCGGTGTCCGGGATTCTCGAACGGCTTCGGGGGATGGGGGTCGTTGCGGGCCATTCATTGGAGCGGGCATATCCCATGTTGGAAAATACCCTTCTTGTCTGCGCCACCGAAACGGTGGGGCGAGGGGAGATGGAACGGTTTCGGGATGCATTGCGGGAGGTCCTGTCATGA